The Endozoicomonas sp. 4G DNA segment TACTCCCAAGGTCCTTATTAATAGTGACGAAGCTGCCTTCAAGTGCTTCAACAAAATATTCCAGCAAGCGGGCAAAGGCTGGCTGGCTGAGCGCAAACATGACATAGCCCAGTAAACTGACGGCAAAAAAGCCCGAGTAGGGCTTCACATAGCTGAGAAGGCGCAGGTAGATCTGCAGGCTTCCCGCCTTGGCTGGTTCTGACATGATCACTGTAATCAGTTAAAAATGAGGGACCTTATTTTGGATGAATCTGGCTGCGGGCTCAATGGATACTGTCCTTAAAATCATGGTTTTTACTTTAAGATGACGTTTTTAGATGCCGCAGCAGAGTAAAGTGAGTTTTGCCTGCAAAAAAATATCAAACCAGTTTCAACTCCAGCTTCTTGCCCATCGCCTCCGCGGCGTTAGACAGGGTTTTCAGGTTTAAACTGGTGTTAGCCGGATCAAGCAGTCTGTCCAGCTGGGAACGGCTGGTGCCCAGCAACCGTGCAAAGGCTGATTTATTTACTCCTTCGGATTTTAGATACTCACTTATTTGCCAGGCAATCACTCGCTTCATTGCTTCAGCCTGACTCTCGGGCAGTAGACCATCTTCTGCTAAAAAGTCATCAAAGCTACTGCCTATGTGGGGGTTGTTCATGACACTCCTCCTTGTTTCCTGAATACATCTTTAAGGCGCGATTTTGCCAGATTTAAGTCTCCAGACGAGATTTTCCTGGACTTCTTAATAAAACCATGAAGTAACACCATCTCAGACCCGGCTACCGTAAACAGCATTCGGGCGATCCGGCCTTTTGGCAGATCACTGCGAACTTCCCAGAGGCTGACGTCCATTTTTTTGACCAGAGGCATACCCAAGGGCCAGCCAAGCTCTACTGTTTTGACATCCTGACCTATCACCCGGCGATCGTCTCGATCAAGCTCCCTAAGCCACTCCCGAACAGGTTCATGCCCGGAAACATTGGCATAGAATCGAACTGAGATAATTTTCATATTAAGCTGTACCAATTTAGGTACATTGTAGGCCGAATAGTCGCTAAAGAAAAGAAAGTATAAAGCTAACTTTAAATACCACCAGACCTAAGGCGCTTCACTGCACATTAATCATTGCATAGGCCTGCGTGAATACTGAACACAAGCAGTAATGTAGTCTTCATCCGAATCAAAGCCGCTTTATGAATGTTCCGGGCTAAGGTATCATTGGCCGCCTTTTTTACGGTGGAAATAATGAGTATTCAACGCACATGAGTGGTATGCAGCGGTTATCTTCCACGGCTTACCAGACCCTGATCGAAGGGGCTGAGGTGATAGAACAGGATCATGTTGGCTACAAGGTTCTGAAGCTGAAGGATAAGACTTTTCTGAAACTGTTTCGGGTTAAAAGCACCATCAGCTCAGCATGGCTGAGGCCTTACTCTGTCCGGTTTGCCAGAAATGCCTCTGAACTCATGGCACGAGGTATTAAAACGGTTGACATCATTAGCTGCTATCGTCTTGAAAGGTATAAAAATACGGCTGTCCACTATCGGCCATTGCCGGGTCGGACCCTCAGGCAGGTTTTCCCTGCTCTGAATGAGGATGAAACCCGGGCTCTGGCAGAACAGGTAGCCCGTTATATTGCCCACCTGCACGCAAAAGGCATTTATTTTCGCTCCCTGCATATGGGCAACATTCTGAAATTGCCCGACGATACTTTTGGGCTGATAGACATTGCCGATATGCGCTTTAGCCGGAGTCCTCTGAAAGAGGCGTTAAGGCTCAGGAATTTGCACCATCTGGCTCGTTATAAGCAGGATGTTCAGTATCTGATTAAGGATCAGACATTTTGTGCCACCTACGCAGGCTGGCGGATGTAGGTGTGGACAAGGTCGAAGCGGTGATGCACCGCATCTGAAAGATTTTAAGAGAGAAATACAGTGATAGAAAAGTTACGCAATATTGCCATCATCGCCCACGTCGACCACGGTAAAACCACCCTGGTTGACAAACTGCTTCAGCAGTCCGGAACCCTGGGTCGAAAAGATCAGGGTGCCGAGCGGATCATGGACTCCAATGACCAGGAGAAAGAACGCGGCATTACCATCCTGGCCAAGAACACCGCCATCAACTGGCAGGACTACCACATTAATATTGTTGACACGCCCGGACACGCCGACTTCGGTGGTGAGGTGGAACGGGTAATGTCCATGGTGGATTCGGTTCTGCTGCTGGTGGATGCGGTGGACGGGCCTATGCCTCAGACCCGCTTTGTTACCCAGAAAGCGTTTGAACAGGGTCTGCGCCCCATCGTGGTCATCAACAAGGTTGACCGTCCCGGAGCCCGCCCTGACTGGGTTATGGATGAAGTGTTTGATCTGTTTGATCGTCTGGGTGCCACTGAAGAGCAGCTGGATTTTCCGGTGATTTACGCTTCTGCACTGAACGGTATTGCCGGTGATGATCCTGAAAACATGGCGCAGGATATGACGCCACTGTTTGAAATGATCGTCAATAATGTCCCTTCTCCCAAGGTGGATGTGGATGCACCTTTCCAGATGCAGATCTCTGCCCTGGATTACAGCAGCTTCCTGGGAGTTATCGGTATTGGTCGTATCACCCGTGGTGTCCTCAAGCCTTCTACTCCGATTCGTCTGATCGGTGCCGATGGCAATGAGCGCAATGCCAAGATTCTGAAGGTAATGGGTCACCTGGGTCTGGAGCGTGTGGACGTTGAAGAGGCCCGTGCTGGCGATATCGTTTGCGTCACTGGCATCGACAAACTGAACATTTCGGACACCCTGTGCGATCCAAACCATGTTGAAGCACTGCCAGCCCTGACGGTGGATGAACCAACCGTCAGCATGACCTTCCAGGTGAATGACTCGCCCTTTGCCGGTCAGGACGGTAAGTATGTGACCTCCCGTAATATCAAGGAGCGTCTGGACCGCGAACTTCTTCATAACGTAGCGCTGCGTGTTGAGCAGGGTGATGATGCTGACAAGTTCAAGGTGTCTGGCCGTGGTGAACTGCACCTGTCGGTTCTGATCGAAACCATGCGTCGTGAAGGCTTTGAGCTGGGGGTTTCCCGTCCAGAGGTCGTCATCAAAGAAATTGACGGCGTTCTACAGGAGCCTTATGAACAGGTAGTTGTGGATGTTGAGGAACAACATCAGGGTTCTCTGATGGAAGAGATGGGTCACCGCAAGGCAGAACTGACCAACATGGTACCAGACGGCAAAGGTCGTGTTCGTCTGGAGTTTATTATGCCTGCCCGTGGTCTGATTGGTTTTCGTTCCCAGTTCCTGACCATGACGTCCGGTAGCGGAATTCTGACCAATGTCTTCGATCACTACGGTGTAGTGAAAGACGGCGAAGTGTCTCACCGCAAGAACGGTGTTCTGGTTTCTATGGTGAATGGTAAGGTGCTGGGCTATGCGCTCTGGAACTTACAAGATCGTGGTCGTTTGTTCCTGAACCCGAACGTTGACGTTTATGAAGGTCAGATCATTGGCCTGCATAATCGGGACAATGACCTGGTGGTTAACCCGACCAAGGGTAAACAGCTGACCAACGTTCGTGCTTCCGGCTCCGACGAAAACATTCAGCTCACCCCGCCTATCCAGCATACCCTCGAACAGGCTCTGGAATTTATTGACGACGACGAGCTGGTGGAAGTTACGCCTAACCATGTCCGTTTACGCAAAAAGTTCCTGAAGGAGCATGAGCGCAAGCGTGCCAGCCGCAGCAAATAATGGCATGGCGTTACTGACCGGGGAGTCTCCGGTCAGCGTGTCTTAATGGTGAAGCAAAAACCTGAGCCCAGTATGTTTTGTATTGTTCAGAGGGGTTTTTTACAACGCTGACTCCCATCTCGGTGACTTTAGGGTTCATGATATTTTCACAATGCCCCTTACTGCTCATCCAGCTTTTGAGTACTTCGTCGATAGAGAGTTGGCCTACGGCAATGTTTTCGCTAGAGATTGACAAGCGATAACCCTGTGCTTCAATGCGTTGATGGGCTTTACTGCCATCGGAGCCTGTGTGGTTCATAAAGTCTCCGTTGGCCATATCCGTTGCGTGCTTGAAAGCCGCTGCTTCAAGAGAATAGTTCCAGCGCAAAGGTCTGACTGCAGGCTTGACGGTATTGCCACAGACTTGCTGCTGGGAACGTATGGCATTGACAGCCATCAGTATTTGATTGGCAAAGCTTTGGCCTTGGCCGGATTGGATTATGCCTTCGTTGGGCCAATGAGCGTGATCCAGGTGAGGGGCAGGCCATTGACTGTTGTGCCAACGATCTTTCAGGAAGTTGGAGACTTTGGGAGAGAGGTATTTCCAGGCTTCATGCCCTTTCTTCGGAAGAGAGTTTATGAATTTCATGATTACCGGCAATTTGGGAGCAATAGTTTCTTTCCAGGTGCTTTGAAAATAATACTTAATGGGTCTCCAGTTCTGGTAGAAGGTTGCGGACGCTGCACCGATAATGCCGAACTTGAAAGCACCTACCACACAGCGTTTGCAAAATCGAAGTGGGGAACCATCGTTGTATTCTTTAGCGGCTTCTTTTCTCACCTCAGCGATCCCTCGAGCCAGTCTTTTTCTTTCGGTAGCTATTTCTCTGAGTGTTTTCATGGCATGCTCTCTGCTTCCCCAGCTGAGCCCCGTGGGTGGATTCTGAACATTTCTGACTCCAAATTGGAGTGCTGAGAACAAGTAAGGTGGTATATCAGCACTGCTACCAGCGAAGATATCAAGCGGTCTGACAGGTTGATTCAAAGCGTCTTTAAGCAGAGCTTCCACAGGTGTCTGATGGGCTTGCAGATTTAAGACAATTGGCTGCACATGACCGGGAGCCTCATTCTCTCCAGGTGTCAGGAAAAGGCTTATATCCGCTGTGCTTAAGGCTGTGAACAGAGCCTCAGGCTCTTCTGACAGTGAAATGATGTTTTCTTCAACTTCATAGCTGCCATCTTCAAACCCTGTGAAGATCTGAGTCGCAATCGATCCATCTGCTAATGGCGTTATGGTCAGAATCTTTTTCTTTAGCAGAATGGCCAGTTGAGTGTTCAGATGGTTGATGGGCACACCCGGTGTGGCACCTTCAGGTGTCCCTGCGCTGAAACTTTCAAGATAGATATGCAGAGCCGCCGCATTGACGGGCTGGTCCTCTGTGTATTCAAGGTCTTCTGCCTGTTGCCAGAGTTGGCTGAGTTCCTGTTCACTGAGAACGCTCATAATGGAGCGAGCCCAGCAACTTCCCCCATCTGCATTTTGGCGACAGCTTTCAGGTGTTTGGTAATTGTGGCTGGAGAGATAGCTCTTCAGCTCATCAGAATCAGCCTGCGGGAAGTCGTCCGTTGAAGCAGCATGGGATAAACCCACTGCTATGGAAAGAACCAAAGCAATGATCGGTGGGTCAATAAATCTGTGAATAAATGGTTTGTTCATAAATTATTGCTCGCTGTTTTCAGAGTTATGCAAGCACACTACCTGCCTTTTTTCTCAATCGTTTTTTTTAGCCATTTTTTTTAGCTATGTAACTCAGATAGCTCAAATACGTGAAAGTTCCTCAAACCCATGACAATGCTTGGAAAACCTCGGTTTTTAAGAGTATTGTAGAGTGTTCCGGCAGCAGGTGAATCAGACGCTCTGTCTGTTCAGCTGACTGACTTTCGCTTGATTCAGTGACTTCTGAAGGAAGGAACATGCGCACGCTTTACCCGGCTATCAAGCCATACTCTGTCTTCAAACTGACTGTGGATACTGTTCATCAGGTTTATGTGGAAGAATGCGGGAGTCCTGACGGTATTCCTGTGTTGTTTGTCCATGGCGGACCTGGATTAGGTATTTCGGAAAAAGCGCGCCGGTTCTTTGATCCCGAAAAATACAGAATCATCCTTTTTGACCAGCGTGGCTGTGGTCGGTCACTTCCCCATGCCGAGTTGAAAGAGAATACTACCCAGAACCTGATCGCTGATATGGAGCAGATCAGGGAGCATTTGGGTATTGAAAAATGGATGCTGTTCGGCGGCTCCTGGGGTTCTACCCTTTCTTTGCTCTACGCCCAGGCTCATCCGAAAAGGGTTATGGCCATGGTGCTCAGGGGGATTTTCCTGTCTCGTCAGAAGGACTTTGACTGGCTTTATACCGAGCAGGGGGCTGGCAGAGTGTTTCCGGACCACTGGAAGCATTTTGAAGAAATTATTCCGGAAAGTGAGCGCGGTAATATGCTCAAAGCGTATTACCGTCGCCTGACCGGTGACGATGAACTGGCGCAGATGAATGCGGCTAAACACTGGGCATTATGGGAGGGGCGGATCAGCACCTTGAAACCCTGCCCTGATGTTGAAGAGTTTTGCAGTGAGCCCCACAGCGCCAAGGCCATTTCCCGGATCGAAACCCATTACTTTATGAATGACAGCTTTATTGAACCTCACCAGATTATTCGGGATATGAAATACATTGATCAGATTCCCGGCATCATTGTCCATGGTCGTTACGATATGATCTGTCCCCTGGATAATGCCCAGGTATTGGCAGATCACTGGACACAAGCAGAGCTGCAGGTGATCAGGGAGGCGGGTCATGCTTCTTCCGAGCCAGGTATTGTCGATGCACTGGTGATTGCAACGGACAAGTTGGCGATTAAATTCGGATAATTCCGGGGTCGATTGATTTTCTTCTGAGCCCTGGCCTTTAAAGCCGGGGCGACACCATGTACAGACTTCCAGAGTAGGATAACCCATGCGTGGATTAATCCAGCGAGTCCAGTTCGCCCACGTCAAAGTGAACGGTGAAACCGTAGGTGAGATCGAAGAAGGTCTTTTACTCTTCCTGGGCGTAGAAAAAGACGATGATCAGGCAAAAGCGAATAAGTTGCTGGACAAAGTGCTCAAATATCGGGTTTTCAGCGATCAGGACGGAAAAATGAACCTGGGTTTGGCAGATACCGGCGGTGGGTTGCTGGTGGTCTCACAGTTCACACTGGTCGCCGACACTCGTAAGGGACTGCGTCCCGGTTTCAGTTCCGGGGCTTCTCCTGAACAGGGTGAGAAAATATACGACTATTTTGTTGAGCGTGCCCGCGCTCTGCATCACAAGGTGGCAACAGGACGTTTTGGCGCTGATATGAAAGTCTCCCTGTTGAATGATGGGCCGGTTACTTTCAATCTCGAAGTCTGAGGTGTGTCATTCGATGGAAAAACGGCAGAAGCAGGCGTTAGGTGCTTGGGCTAAACATCAAGCTTTTAATTTGCGTTGAGCTTTGTTAGAACTCTTCTTCCATGAGCTCAAGCTCAACCCTCTTTTTATGGTAATCCTTCAAAATTGATTCATTTACCGTTGTCATTTTCTTAGATAACCACTTTTTCCTCACGATGGAATACACAACACGTCCATCGTCATCTTTATCTTCAATAAGGGTAAAACCGTGTTCATAAAGTTCTTCGGAAATATTTTCAATGACTGATTCAGAAAGTCTATTTCTTCCAGAGATATCACGTAGCTGATTGTAGGAAATTGTTATAGGTCGTTTTACATGCCAGTAAATTTCGATAAGGTTCTCAGCTACCTTTTGTTCGGGCAACCTGGTATTCGAGATGAGATTCTCAAGTGCTTGGATCTTATTAGCTTTTGCTCGTCCCGTTGAGTACCAGCGTTGCAAGCTACCAGTTGCGACGCCGCACAGTTCAGCCATTTCTTCAAAGGTATAGCCGAACTCTTCACGAACCTTTTCTATAATCTTTCTCGCTTCAGTATTTACATTAGTCATTCTCGTAACCTCTTTGTGATGCACACCTGTAGCAAAGTGTGAGGCTTACTGTGGATGTATCTAAATGTGGTGTCAAGTGTATAAGTGAATTTCCAACTTTTACAGAAACATCGCAACTCGTTCGTCGGGAGAGCATACTACACCCGCTAACTATGCTTTTTAGCTCACTACAAACTTGACAGATCATACTGTGTACATACTATGTATGTATGATAAAGTTTGAATGGGATCAGGTTAAAAGCCGATCTAACCAAAGAAAACATGGGGTCTCCTTTGAGGAGGCAAAGAGCGTATTTTATGATGAATATGCTGTTCAGTTTTATGACGAGGAAAATTCAGAAGCTGAAGATAGATTTTTGATGGTTGGCTTGAGTCAAGAATCCCGTGTTTTACTGGTTTGTCACTGCGAGAGAGATGATGGTCAATCAATCCGAATTATCTCAGCACGGAAAGCAACACATAATGAGCGCAGATATTACGAAGGAATCTTGTCATGAAAGACGAATATGATTTGTCAAAAATGAAATCCCGTCGAAACCCTTACGCTTCAAAACTGAAAAAATCAGTCACAATGCGTCTTGGTGAAGATGTCATTGAATATTTCAAAAAAATGGCTGAAGAGACGGGTGTACCCTATCAAAGTCTTATCAACCTCTATCTTAGAGACTGTGTAGCACAACATCGTAAAATAGATATCACATGGCAAACCAGGCCATAACGAATTTGCCAAAGCCCGTTTTTTCAACAACACTCCAGTGGATCGCGCTGAAAAAGGTGGAGAAATGGCACGTAAGTTGTTTTTCTGGATTGCCATTGGCGGAACGCTGATTACATTACTTCTGTCGTTTTTCTGGCCCGGGGTACTCTGGCTGTTTGTTTTTCTGTTGCCTTATACCTTGATCGGGATTCTTGATCTGACCTGCACCAATCATAACGTTCTGAAAAATTATCCTGTCATTGGTCATATGCGCTACGCGCTTGAGTTTATCAGCCCTGAGATTCATCAATACTTTATCGAGTCCAATCAAAGCGGCAAACCGTTTAATCGTGAAATCCGGAACATGGTGTACTCAAGGGCCAAAGGCGTGTCTGATACCCAACCTTTTGGCACCCAGTTTGAGCTGACCGACTGTGGCTACCATCGGGCCAATCATTCCCTGACACCCAAAGCCGTGGATGCCAGCCACGGAAAAGTACTGATCGGTGAACATTCCTGCTCACAGCCTTATCTGGCATCCAGGCTGAATATTTCTGCCATGAGCTTTGGTGCCCTGAGTGCCAATGCCATTAAGGCCATGAATGCCGGCGCCCGCAGGGGCGGTTTTGCTCACAACACGGGAGAAGGCGGGTTAAGCCGACACCATCTGGCAGAGGGTGGGGATCTGGTCTGGCAGATTGGCACGGGTTACTTTGGTTGTCGAACACCGGAAGGTGGCTTCGATGAAAAGCTTTTTGCTGAAAAAGTAAAGCATGAAGCGGTGAAAAT contains these protein-coding regions:
- a CDS encoding helix-turn-helix domain-containing protein; protein product: MNNPHIGSSFDDFLAEDGLLPESQAEAMKRVIAWQISEYLKSEGVNKSAFARLLGTSRSQLDRLLDPANTSLNLKTLSNAAEAMGKKLELKLV
- a CDS encoding type II toxin-antitoxin system RelE/ParE family toxin; protein product: MKIISVRFYANVSGHEPVREWLRELDRDDRRVIGQDVKTVELGWPLGMPLVKKMDVSLWEVRSDLPKGRIARMLFTVAGSEMVLLHGFIKKSRKISSGDLNLAKSRLKDVFRKQGGVS
- a CDS encoding lipopolysaccharide kinase InaA family protein; protein product: MSGMQRLSSTAYQTLIEGAEVIEQDHVGYKVLKLKDKTFLKLFRVKSTISSAWLRPYSVRFARNASELMARGIKTVDIISCYRLERYKNTAVHYRPLPGRTLRQVFPALNEDETRALAEQVARYIAHLHAKGIYFRSLHMGNILKLPDDTFGLIDIADMRFSRSPLKEALRLRNLHHLARYKQDVQYLIKDQTFCATYAGWRM
- the typA gene encoding translational GTPase TypA; translated protein: MIEKLRNIAIIAHVDHGKTTLVDKLLQQSGTLGRKDQGAERIMDSNDQEKERGITILAKNTAINWQDYHINIVDTPGHADFGGEVERVMSMVDSVLLLVDAVDGPMPQTRFVTQKAFEQGLRPIVVINKVDRPGARPDWVMDEVFDLFDRLGATEEQLDFPVIYASALNGIAGDDPENMAQDMTPLFEMIVNNVPSPKVDVDAPFQMQISALDYSSFLGVIGIGRITRGVLKPSTPIRLIGADGNERNAKILKVMGHLGLERVDVEEARAGDIVCVTGIDKLNISDTLCDPNHVEALPALTVDEPTVSMTFQVNDSPFAGQDGKYVTSRNIKERLDRELLHNVALRVEQGDDADKFKVSGRGELHLSVLIETMRREGFELGVSRPEVVIKEIDGVLQEPYEQVVVDVEEQHQGSLMEEMGHRKAELTNMVPDGKGRVRLEFIMPARGLIGFRSQFLTMTSGSGILTNVFDHYGVVKDGEVSHRKNGVLVSMVNGKVLGYALWNLQDRGRLFLNPNVDVYEGQIIGLHNRDNDLVVNPTKGKQLTNVRASGSDENIQLTPPIQHTLEQALEFIDDDELVEVTPNHVRLRKKFLKEHERKRASRSK
- a CDS encoding CAP domain-containing protein; this encodes MNKPFIHRFIDPPIIALVLSIAVGLSHAASTDDFPQADSDELKSYLSSHNYQTPESCRQNADGGSCWARSIMSVLSEQELSQLWQQAEDLEYTEDQPVNAAALHIYLESFSAGTPEGATPGVPINHLNTQLAILLKKKILTITPLADGSIATQIFTGFEDGSYEVEENIISLSEEPEALFTALSTADISLFLTPGENEAPGHVQPIVLNLQAHQTPVEALLKDALNQPVRPLDIFAGSSADIPPYLFSALQFGVRNVQNPPTGLSWGSREHAMKTLREIATERKRLARGIAEVRKEAAKEYNDGSPLRFCKRCVVGAFKFGIIGAASATFYQNWRPIKYYFQSTWKETIAPKLPVIMKFINSLPKKGHEAWKYLSPKVSNFLKDRWHNSQWPAPHLDHAHWPNEGIIQSGQGQSFANQILMAVNAIRSQQQVCGNTVKPAVRPLRWNYSLEAAAFKHATDMANGDFMNHTGSDGSKAHQRIEAQGYRLSISSENIAVGQLSIDEVLKSWMSSKGHCENIMNPKVTEMGVSVVKNPSEQYKTYWAQVFASPLRHADRRLPGQ
- the pip gene encoding prolyl aminopeptidase; translation: MRTLYPAIKPYSVFKLTVDTVHQVYVEECGSPDGIPVLFVHGGPGLGISEKARRFFDPEKYRIILFDQRGCGRSLPHAELKENTTQNLIADMEQIREHLGIEKWMLFGGSWGSTLSLLYAQAHPKRVMAMVLRGIFLSRQKDFDWLYTEQGAGRVFPDHWKHFEEIIPESERGNMLKAYYRRLTGDDELAQMNAAKHWALWEGRISTLKPCPDVEEFCSEPHSAKAISRIETHYFMNDSFIEPHQIIRDMKYIDQIPGIIVHGRYDMICPLDNAQVLADHWTQAELQVIREAGHASSEPGIVDALVIATDKLAIKFG
- the dtd gene encoding D-aminoacyl-tRNA deacylase, which encodes MRGLIQRVQFAHVKVNGETVGEIEEGLLLFLGVEKDDDQAKANKLLDKVLKYRVFSDQDGKMNLGLADTGGGLLVVSQFTLVADTRKGLRPGFSSGASPEQGEKIYDYFVERARALHHKVATGRFGADMKVSLLNDGPVTFNLEV
- a CDS encoding BrnT family toxin, whose product is MIKFEWDQVKSRSNQRKHGVSFEEAKSVFYDEYAVQFYDEENSEAEDRFLMVGLSQESRVLLVCHCERDDGQSIRIISARKATHNERRYYEGILS
- a CDS encoding BrnA antitoxin family protein, with amino-acid sequence MKDEYDLSKMKSRRNPYASKLKKSVTMRLGEDVIEYFKKMAEETGVPYQSLINLYLRDCVAQHRKIDITWQTRP